The following proteins come from a genomic window of Acinetobacter baumannii:
- the mtlD gene encoding bifunctional mannitol-1-phosphate dehydrogenase/phosphatase, with protein sequence MLIFHGKPVHGAIFDMDGTMFDTERLRFQTLQQASQELIGQEFSHEYLMQCLGLSATTAEKLAQRLYGVDVPYKEIRKRADEMELEHIRKHGVPIKKGLVQVLERLRKSGLRMAVATSSRRAIAEEYLINANVYKFFDVITCGDEVEQGKPHPEIFLKAASQLHLDANQCLMFEDSENGLTSAHTSKGLTILLKDIKEPNDEMLEKAHFYYDQMYDFLTDLDQFIPVMDMPEMQEPFPQSLNQLTVGIHGFGAIGGGYIAQILSHWDGYTKPKRIIASTRNSLFREAVNAFGTYSIRYGQFSYDERIENMSIVDSDNEQQMLEMYTHSSLIALCLPEQAIESESKIIAKGLYARFNSQLETCIEPLTFLIILNKVGAKYLVMKHLKEALLELTNDEDVTEHILKEHYFCDTVVNRMVSKLSNQNLYRQLRIKHNFLEQHLEDVEQEDQIEIEDCNKLTPDQLNQASIYVDNMRRNFQPGHILQSMDLILFHSETDMPIYVEKGSPLLEKLRQVVLVDQITDIQLIKNRLWNGVHAMLAWYASLMGYESIGVAMGDHLVKAFAENLIAEVKQGLAIVLPNYAKDLDRMSQSFLDSCEYAFKDPCQRVARDPLRKLNHNERVMASIAVNIRHDLPYKNLLKGAALGYAYAIQFLEIEETKAVEHLQQQIQNLDLSTAQRRQLEAELVQLIQYLFSEQGKQPLDIKSNNTKTTSTQYV encoded by the coding sequence GTGCTTATTTTTCATGGAAAACCTGTTCATGGAGCTATCTTCGATATGGATGGGACAATGTTTGATACTGAACGGTTGCGGTTTCAAACATTGCAACAGGCATCTCAAGAACTCATTGGGCAGGAGTTTTCACACGAATATTTAATGCAATGTTTGGGGTTAAGTGCGACTACAGCGGAAAAGCTTGCACAACGTTTATACGGAGTAGATGTTCCATATAAGGAAATTCGAAAACGTGCCGATGAGATGGAACTAGAACATATTCGAAAACACGGCGTGCCTATTAAAAAAGGTTTGGTTCAAGTTCTAGAGCGTTTAAGAAAATCTGGTTTAAGAATGGCTGTGGCTACTTCAAGCCGTAGAGCAATTGCCGAAGAATATTTAATTAATGCAAATGTTTATAAATTTTTTGATGTCATTACTTGTGGGGATGAAGTAGAACAAGGGAAGCCACATCCAGAAATCTTTTTAAAAGCGGCTAGTCAACTTCATTTAGACGCTAACCAGTGTCTTATGTTTGAAGATTCGGAAAATGGTTTAACTTCAGCACATACATCAAAAGGTTTAACGATTTTATTAAAAGATATTAAAGAACCAAATGATGAAATGCTGGAAAAAGCGCATTTTTATTATGATCAGATGTATGACTTTTTAACCGATCTTGATCAATTTATCCCTGTTATGGACATGCCAGAAATGCAGGAACCTTTTCCGCAAAGTCTGAATCAGCTTACTGTTGGAATACATGGTTTCGGTGCTATTGGCGGTGGTTATATAGCGCAGATCTTGTCACATTGGGATGGTTATACGAAACCAAAACGTATAATTGCGTCAACACGAAATAGTCTTTTCCGCGAAGCTGTAAATGCGTTTGGAACCTATAGTATTCGCTATGGGCAATTTTCTTATGATGAACGTATTGAGAATATGAGCATTGTGGATTCTGACAATGAACAACAAATGTTAGAGATGTATACTCATTCAAGTTTGATTGCATTATGTTTGCCTGAGCAAGCGATCGAATCTGAATCAAAGATAATTGCAAAAGGGTTATATGCGCGTTTTAATTCGCAACTTGAAACATGTATAGAACCTTTAACCTTTCTAATTATTTTAAATAAGGTTGGTGCGAAATATTTGGTTATGAAGCATCTTAAAGAAGCTCTACTAGAGTTAACCAACGATGAAGATGTAACCGAGCATATTTTAAAAGAGCATTACTTTTGCGACACCGTAGTTAATCGCATGGTTTCAAAACTTTCTAATCAGAATTTATATCGTCAACTTCGTATTAAACATAATTTTCTTGAACAGCATTTAGAAGATGTGGAGCAAGAAGACCAAATCGAAATTGAAGACTGTAATAAACTAACTCCAGATCAACTAAATCAGGCTTCTATCTATGTTGATAACATGCGCCGTAATTTCCAGCCGGGACATATCTTACAAAGCATGGATTTAATCTTGTTCCATAGCGAAACTGATATGCCAATCTATGTAGAGAAAGGCAGTCCTTTACTTGAAAAGTTGCGTCAGGTGGTATTGGTTGACCAAATTACTGACATTCAACTCATTAAAAATCGTTTATGGAATGGTGTACATGCAATGCTTGCTTGGTATGCATCTTTAATGGGTTATGAATCTATTGGTGTTGCCATGGGTGATCATTTAGTTAAAGCATTTGCAGAGAACTTAATTGCAGAAGTGAAGCAGGGACTTGCTATTGTATTACCTAACTATGCAAAAGATCTAGATCGAATGTCACAAAGTTTTCTAGACTCATGTGAATATGCATTTAAAGATCCTTGTCAACGCGTAGCTAGAGATCCACTACGCAAACTCAATCATAATGAACGTGTCATGGCATCAATTGCTGTGAATATTCGTCATGATTTGCCTTATAAAAACTTATTAAAAGGTGCTGCTTTAGGTTATGCCTATGCGATTCAATTTTTAGAAATTGAAGAGACTAAAGCTGTTGAACATCTGCAGCAACAAATTCAGAACCTAGACTTGAGTACAGCTCAAAGAAGACAGCTTGAGGCTGAGTTG